Within Flagellimonas maritima, the genomic segment TGTAGGCGCCTATAATGACTTACGTAATAGAGAGGCTCAACGTTTGTTTGGTCGGGATTTTACTGAAATGGAAGCTGAATATTTAAATCCTGAAACACCCAAAAGTGTTAGAGATGATTTAAAGGATAAGGTTAAGCGGGTTCAGGATATGTTTCCCCAGAAACTATCTGAAGCTGAAACATCAACTAATTAAACGAATAAATATAGTATGGCAAAGTTTGCAAAAAAGAAGGATGGGGATTTGCCGGCGGTATCAACCGCTTCATTGCCCGATATCGTCTTTATGTTACTGTTCTTTTTTATGACAGTGACTACTATGAAAGATAGTTCTCTTTTGGTTGAGAATACGCTTCCCAATGCCTCAGAAATAAAGAAGCTCGAGAAAAAGGATAGAGTGATTTATATTTACGTAGGTAAGCCTACGCAAGAATATCAAAAGGTTTTTGGTACGGAACCAAAAATCCAATTGAACGATAAGTTTGCCAATGTAGACGAAGTAGGTTCTTATATTCTGGCTGAACGCGCTAAAAAACCTCAAGAAATACAGAATGTCTTGACTACAGCTTTAAAGGTAGATAAAGATGCCAATATGGGTCTTATCGCTGATATAAAGCAGCAATTGAGAGAAGTAAATGCACTAAAGGTCAATTATACGACCTATGAGGGAAATGCTTTCAACAATTTGCAGTAGACAATAGCTTAGATTTAGTAAAAAAGCGCTACAAATTTTATAAAATTTGTAGCGCTTTTTATTTCGGGTACAGTAAATGAAAATGTTGGTTAACATATTAAAATTTTCCCTTTGCTCGGCTTTCTTGATTCATTGTACTATCGGGAATGCTCAGGCAGAAATGGATAGCGTTATTTACAAGTCTTCTTCAAGATATTTGGAAGACCAGTTTTATGTAGGTCTTGGTTATAATATCTTATTGAACAGACCAACAAATATTTTCCAAAGAAATTTATCGTATAATCTGCAATTGGGCTTTATAAAGGATTTTCCTTTAAACGCACGAAGGAACTTTGGAATTGGGTTGGGGTTGGGCTATGCTGCGAATTCTTATTATAGTAATATTGGCGCCAGTGAAGCCAATAATATAATTACCTATCAAGTTTTGAGTGCTTCGGATTTTGAGAGAAGTAAATTTGAAACACATGCCATTGAAATTCCTTTCGAGCTAAGATGGCGTACGTCAACCATCGATGAATACAAGTTTTGGCGAATTTATGCCGGTGCCAAAATCGGCTACGTATTTTCTGGAAGATCAAGAGTGGTGACAGAATCAGGATCAAATGCATTTTCAAATGAAGACATTCAAGACTTTCAATATGGACTATTATTGAGTTTTGGTTATAATACATGGAATATTCATGCATATTATGCTCTAAACCCGTTATTACAAAATGGAACCAATCTGGAAAATGGCGATGTAATAGATATGCGCGTACTTCGCGTAGGCATTATCTTTTATATTCTATAACCAATATTTTAAAATAATAAGTTGGGAACACATCCCAATCAGTAGGCCAATTAACAACTCAGACCTGTTGTGTGCCTCAAGGTATAATCTTGAAGTGGCGACCAATCCAGTCAATAGAGTGAACATACTAATGGCCAAAGTAATATTTATCTCAAAATGGATGCTCAGTCCTATCATAAACATTAAAAGGCTTCCCATTCCCAAGAGGTGAAGGCTTGTTTTAAATTTTAAGAACAAAAGTATAAGAGCTGCACCGGTAGCCGTCAAAAGTCCTGTGAAGAAATAAAAAAGTTCTTGAACATAGTTATTTGGGATGACCTTGTACAGAATCAAAAGTAATAATGCAAAGCTTATATAGAGCGGATATTTTCGCTCTTTAATTGTGGGCAGGAAGATCGAATTTATTATACCAAGATTTTTAAGAATCAAAAAGAAAATAATAGGTATGATGACCGTTAATATAAAAATAGGAAGAATATTACCGCTTTGTATTTCTAGGGAACTGTATTTTGGAGTTACCATAAAGTAGAGCACTGTTCCACCTACAGGAATGAACAAGGGGTGAAATATATAAGAAACAACGTTCAAAAAATGTCGCATTAAATCTGCTTTCTTAACCTGGCAACAGGTATTCCAAGCTGTTCTCTATATTTGGCAACGGTTCTTCTAGCGATAGGGTATCCTCGCTCTTTTAAGATTTTTGCCAATTTATCATCCGTTAAGGGTTTTTTCTTCTCTTCTTCCCCAATTACGCTTTCCAGAATCTTTTTGATTTCCTTTGTGGATACGTCCTCTCCCTGCTCATTTTTCATGGACTCCGAAAAATATTCCTTGATTAGTTTTGTCCCGTATGGAGTATCTACATATTTACTGTTCGCAACCCTCGAAACCGTTGAGACATCCATATGGATTTGATCGGCAATATCCTTTAAGATCATGGGCCGTAGCTTACGTTCATCACCTGTAAGAAAGTATTCGCGCTGATAATTCATAATAGTGCTCATGGTGACGTACAATGTCTGTTGTCTTTGTTTAATGGCATCTATAAACCATTTGGCAGCATCCAATTTTTGTTTGATGAATAGTACGGTATCTTTTTGGGACTTGGATTTTTCCTTGGAATTTTTATACCCTTCGAGCATATTGTTGTAATCTCTTGAAACATGGAGCTCAGGAGCATTTCTTCCATTCAAGGTCAGTTCCAGTTCTCCCTCCACAATTTTAATGGAAAAATCAGGAACAATATGTTCAATAATTCTAGTATTACCGGCATAAGAACCTCCTGGCTTAGGATTTAGCTTTTCAATTTCTGAAATGGCATTCTTGAGTTGTTCTTCCGTTATATGATGCTTTTGCATCAATTTGG encodes:
- a CDS encoding ExbD/TolR family protein → MAKFAKKKDGDLPAVSTASLPDIVFMLLFFFMTVTTMKDSSLLVENTLPNASEIKKLEKKDRVIYIYVGKPTQEYQKVFGTEPKIQLNDKFANVDEVGSYILAERAKKPQEIQNVLTTALKVDKDANMGLIADIKQQLREVNALKVNYTTYEGNAFNNLQ
- a CDS encoding porin family protein; translated protein: MDSVIYKSSSRYLEDQFYVGLGYNILLNRPTNIFQRNLSYNLQLGFIKDFPLNARRNFGIGLGLGYAANSYYSNIGASEANNIITYQVLSASDFERSKFETHAIEIPFELRWRTSTIDEYKFWRIYAGAKIGYVFSGRSRVVTESGSNAFSNEDIQDFQYGLLLSFGYNTWNIHAYYALNPLLQNGTNLENGDVIDMRVLRVGIIFYIL
- a CDS encoding phosphatase PAP2 family protein, with the protein product MRHFLNVVSYIFHPLFIPVGGTVLYFMVTPKYSSLEIQSGNILPIFILTVIIPIIFFLILKNLGIINSIFLPTIKERKYPLYISFALLLLILYKVIPNNYVQELFYFFTGLLTATGAALILLFLKFKTSLHLLGMGSLLMFMIGLSIHFEINITLAISMFTLLTGLVATSRLYLEAHNRSELLIGLLIGMCSQLIILKYWL
- the rpoN gene encoding RNA polymerase factor sigma-54 produces the protein MLKQHLQFKLSQKLSPQQIQLMKLIQLPTQAFEQRLKQELEENPALESGKEESEAMDDGFDDVYDDTADSETIAAEEINIDDYLSDDEIPEYRTQTSNYSADDDEKSIPYAAGISFNQYLLNQLNTIYLDDEEWAIAEFLVGSVDESGYIRRPLTDIMDDLAFTQNIYVEEEKIENVLNIVQNLDPAGVAARSLEECLIIQLKRKEKNPAVELAILILEKSFEQFTKKHYSKLMQKHHITEEQLKNAISEIEKLNPKPGGSYAGNTRIIEHIVPDFSIKIVEGELELTLNGRNAPELHVSRDYNNMLEGYKNSKEKSKSQKDTVLFIKQKLDAAKWFIDAIKQRQQTLYVTMSTIMNYQREYFLTGDERKLRPMILKDIADQIHMDVSTVSRVANSKYVDTPYGTKLIKEYFSESMKNEQGEDVSTKEIKKILESVIGEEEKKKPLTDDKLAKILKERGYPIARRTVAKYREQLGIPVARLRKQI